CGAAGTTAGAGGTCTACCCCGATCCAAACCTCGCAGGTGTAGGGGTTGCTTTCAAACTTCTTGAAGCACTCTATACCTATTTTGACGAAGATCCAGAGGAGCTATACAATGACCTCGACCTTGTGGCCTTGGGAACGGTTGGTGACATGGTTCCACTCGTCAAAGAAAATAGAATCTTTGTTAAAAAGGGACTCGAAGTCTTAACCAATTCAAATAAAGCCGGAATTAATGCTTTAAAGTTCGTTGCCGGAATTTCTGACGGCGAAATAAATCCTTTTCACATCTCCTTTATCCTGGCCCCACGAATCAATGCAGCAGGTAGGATATCCCATGCCAATGAGTCTTTCGAACTGCTCATTACAGAGGATGACGAAAAAGCCTTTATTCTTGCAGAGAATTTACAAAGACTCAATAATAAAAGAAGGGAAGAGGAAAGAGTAATTTTTGAAGAAGCAATGGAGCAGGCCCTTAAACTTGATTTGAAAGAAAATTACGTCCTTGTTCTGGCCTCAGAAAGATGGAACTATGGAGTTATAGGTATAGCGGCTTCAAAACTTGTGGAAGAATTTAGAAGGCCGGTGATCCTTGTCACCTTTGAACAAGATATCGGAAGGGGTTCCTGTAGAAGCATAGAAGAGTTTGATATGCATGACACTCTTTCAAGATTTAGCGACTATCTTGAGTCTTTTGGTGGACACAAACTGGCCTGTGGTTTAAAAATCCGAAGGGAGAACTTTGAAAAATTTAAAGAAGATTTGAACCTGTACGCCTCAGAACTTCTTAGTGGTTTGGATCTCGAACCCGCTTTGGAAATTGACGGGGAAGTTCAGCTCCGTGATTTAAGGGAGAATATTACTGAATATTATAAATTACTTTCCCCCTTTGGTGTAGGTAATCCCGAACCGGTTTTCGTTCTTAAAGGAGTTTCTGCAGACAGGTCAAGCATCAAAATACACAGAGAAAAGCATGTATCCTTTTTGATAAATGGTCCAGAGGTAAAGTTAAGGGCAATTTACTTCAACGGACAGGAAAAGTTGAAGATATTATCTGAAAGTGAAAAAGTAGACTTGGCTTTCTCTATTAACTTAAGAGA
This DNA window, taken from bacterium, encodes the following:
- a CDS encoding DHHA1 domain-containing protein, translating into MKWRYRKQEFPPEWYDYPKIISIILSTRKITPEAAEEFLYAHKRTFYDPFKLKSVTRIVERLAEALEKREKVLIHGDYDVDGISGAALLFRGLDRLGFYVDHYIPHRATEGYGVSQKAIEKAAKEGFKVILTVDTGISAFGPAYTAKFKGLDLIITDHHEPKRANISNPKIIKKFVHKNLTKLEEDYRTPKYILPEAYAILNPKLEVYPDPNLAGVGVAFKLLEALYTYFDEDPEELYNDLDLVALGTVGDMVPLVKENRIFVKKGLEVLTNSNKAGINALKFVAGISDGEINPFHISFILAPRINAAGRISHANESFELLITEDDEKAFILAENLQRLNNKRREEERVIFEEAMEQALKLDLKENYVLVLASERWNYGVIGIAASKLVEEFRRPVILVTFEQDIGRGSCRSIEEFDMHDTLSRFSDYLESFGGHKLACGLKIRRENFEKFKEDLNLYASELLSGLDLEPALEIDGEVQLRDLRENITEYYKLLSPFGVGNPEPVFVLKGVSADRSSIKIHREKHVSFLINGPEVKLRAIYFNGQEKLKILSESEKVDLAFSINLRENEIENETPIFELKILDLKPSGDD